Below is a window of Drosophila miranda strain MSH22 chromosome 3, D.miranda_PacBio2.1, whole genome shotgun sequence DNA.
TCCATGACCAGGGGGCGATATAAGCCAAAATCGGATTTTCAGACATTTTTGTCCAACAATTAAAAAGAAAATTGAATAAAAAACTTTATTATTTAAACTTTTCTGTGCTTTGAGCAGATTGTTCTTACAAAAGGTATTGTTTAGAAATGGAAAGCATAGAAACGTCATGCTGCAAGTGGGAAATGTGTGGAAAACAAATGCAGCAGATAGTATATGTATTTTACTTGTTGGATATTAAAGAACAGTTCCCACACTTTTAGACTTTTACTCAAGTGTCGAACTATTTGCTTGTCGGTTCATACTTACATATGTGTGCACTTGTGATTATATGCAGGTCGTGCGAGTACAAGTTCGGGTATTAGCCGGATTGTTGGTCATTTGGTTAGAGCACATCTTTAGCACCTCAAAGATGAGGTTTGTGTTTGGTCAGAGCAAAGTAAATACTATTGCAGGGTATATTGAAAAGAACCTACGGACACAGAAGACACTTACAGTAGTAAAGATTATTCCCATAGGAATATCAAACTACAATCTAATTCAAATGTAAGAACGAGAAGAGAGGAAGTAAGAGAGACAGAACCAGACAAAACCTCTGTAAGTCTTTAAGTAGAGCTCTCACAGCCATCCAGCAGTCCAGTTGTTGTCGTCCCTTCAAGAAGAGCAGACCGTCTTCCATCAGACTTTCGCACTCCATCAATATAACTGGTTTCTGGTCCATCCATATCGATATTGGATATGTTGCTCGTGCCGCTTGCCCTGATCGCACTGTTCGGCCTGGCCCACACGCTGCCCCTCGATGACGTGGAGTCATCGTCACTGGCCACAATTGAGCAGCCGGATGGCAGCGGGCGGGTGGTCTTCGATCAGCGGCAGACGGGCCAGTACAACATTCACGTGAGCATCAAGGATGTCGCCATCATCGAGGTGGGTCAGAACGATCTGACAGATGTAAGTAGAGGGAGAGGGACCCAGAACCAGTTGGGTCCAATGTGCAGCTAACAAGTTGCAAATGCTAAAAATAGCCTCGATCTCTCTGTTAGGGTGCGTACAACGATGCTGAGGATTACTACTACGATGACAGTGCGTTGACCATCAAACCCATCAAGTTCTCGACTGAGGCcattggcagcagcagcacagcagcagcgccagcatcaccagcagcagcagctgcgacGACATCCACGACAGCGTTGAGCAGCACCACAGAGACGCCAACCACTACCTTAAAGGAATCCCCGGAGACATCCGAAGCACCATTGAGCAGTCTGAATAGCAGCTCAACCTACAGCTCGGATCTCTTGGCGGATATCGCCGCAAGCAGGATCAGACCCAAGTCCAGGCTCAACAATCTAATGATAATGGAGACGCCAATTGGCGGAACACCGACGGCCGCGCCGCACCTGCCACGTCTGCCACAGGTGCCGCATCCCAGATCCAAAGATATTCCCATTATGGCTGCCGCTGCAGCAGTCACCCGGCCCCCGCTGCCGCAAGGCATTGAGTATACCCCCCCGCAAGGTCACAACTCGCCCATCTTCAAAGTGAAAGTTCAACGATCCGCAGTGCCGGCAACCAAGAAGCCCGCCCGCTGTCGCTCACATCAGTCACGGAATGCCCAGGGCAAATGTGCCGACTCGATCTAGTAAGCCATTGACACTGAATCTCTGCTAAGCAGCTTACAGCATCCTCTGATTCTTTCCCCATTTCTTGTTTGTTCCCTTCCATGCGACAGCCGTAGACTCTACAGCATGCTGATGGGCCTGAACATCCCGGGTCTAGTGGGGACACCACCCCACGCCACCGAGGCCTCATAATGCGTCCGGCCGGAATCGGTTTTCACATCACCATATCAATGTAGTTTAGAGTGTCATACATAGACTCTAAGTGCCTCTAAAATGTATCTGCTTGAGCTCATGCATGAAGTAAAACGACTGAAACGTAC
It encodes the following:
- the LOC117188506 gene encoding uncharacterized protein LOC117188506, whose translation is MLLVPLALIALFGLAHTLPLDDVESSSLATIEQPDGSGRVVFDQRQTGQYNIHVSIKDVAIIEVGQNDLTDGAYNDAEDYYYDDSALTIKPIKFSTEAIGSSSTAAAPASPAAAAATTSTTALSSTTETPTTTLKESPETSEAPLSSLNSSSTYSSDLLADIAASRIRPKSRLNNLMIMETPIGGTPTAAPHLPRLPQVPHPRSKDIPIMAAAAAVTRPPLPQGIEYTPPQGHNSPIFKVKVQRSAVPATKKPARCRSHQSRNAQGKCADSIYRRLYSMLMGLNIPGLVGTPPHATEAS